Proteins encoded together in one Streptomyces sp. B1I3 window:
- a CDS encoding YwqG family protein, which produces MPASAEWPVWEGHGPLSFVASIDCARLPTAALDIDLPEAGTLLFFYFDGQLDDGEALVLADDPESWAGARVLYVRAEEEVAERVAPAGLKRYLVVPLAARVEMTATEPWHPSVRAAFAPGASLGNRYDHPVCSQEFLNALWEFDDEVGHQIGGHAQSVQNPVEIEIAEAVLDSEVSWADPRLSEEAGNWVLLAQFDSEDAADMMWGDAGALYWLIRPEDLAERRFERAMFTWQCS; this is translated from the coding sequence TTGCCTGCCAGCGCGGAGTGGCCGGTGTGGGAGGGGCATGGTCCGCTCTCCTTCGTCGCCTCGATCGACTGCGCGCGTCTGCCGACGGCCGCGCTGGACATCGATCTGCCAGAGGCGGGAACGCTGCTGTTCTTCTACTTCGACGGGCAGTTGGACGACGGCGAGGCCCTCGTTCTGGCCGACGACCCGGAGAGCTGGGCGGGTGCCCGTGTGCTCTACGTGAGGGCCGAGGAGGAGGTGGCGGAGCGTGTGGCGCCTGCCGGGCTGAAGCGGTATCTGGTGGTGCCGCTGGCCGCTCGGGTGGAGATGACGGCGACCGAGCCCTGGCATCCCTCCGTCCGGGCCGCCTTCGCTCCGGGAGCTTCTCTTGGCAACCGGTACGACCATCCGGTCTGCTCGCAGGAGTTCCTGAACGCGCTGTGGGAGTTCGACGACGAGGTCGGGCATCAGATCGGCGGCCATGCTCAGTCGGTGCAGAACCCGGTGGAGATCGAGATCGCGGAGGCGGTACTGGACAGCGAGGTGTCCTGGGCCGACCCACGGCTGTCCGAGGAGGCGGGCAATTGGGTGCTGCTGGCCCAGTTCGACAGCGAGGACGCCGCGGACATGATGTGGGGCGACGCCGGAGCCCTGTACTGGCTGATCCGCCCGGAGGATCTGGCCGAGCGGCGCTTCGAGCGGGCGATGTTCACCTGGCAGTGCAGCTGA
- a CDS encoding DUF6000 family protein has product MTRHPALGALFHLDTAQGTDHAACFLTPDGPWQRWARERPSGRELEPAECRETMAQYCSFVQKSARHRAVHRW; this is encoded by the coding sequence ATGACCAGGCATCCCGCCCTTGGCGCCCTGTTCCACCTCGACACCGCCCAAGGCACCGACCATGCAGCCTGCTTCCTCACGCCGGACGGCCCCTGGCAGCGGTGGGCACGCGAGCGGCCCTCAGGGCGTGAGCTGGAGCCCGCAGAATGCCGGGAGACCATGGCCCAGTACTGCTCCTTCGTCCAGAAGAGCGCCCGACACCGTGCAGTGCACAGGTGGTGA
- a CDS encoding histidine phosphatase family protein, whose translation MAVEIVYETHATTTDNEAGIATGWLPGRLSDLGCRQARELGERRPGDGFAAVFASDLHRAVQTARTAFPDGRPPIHQDIRLRECNYGDLNGHPVSLIAAQRAQHIDEPFPGGQSYRQVVTATRAFLHDLATGWDGSRVLVIAHSANRWALDHLLTGTPLEELLQAPPTWRPGRHYTLSTDWPASIR comes from the coding sequence ATGGCAGTAGAGATCGTCTACGAGACACACGCCACCACCACGGACAACGAAGCCGGCATCGCCACCGGCTGGCTCCCGGGCCGACTCTCGGACCTGGGCTGCCGCCAGGCCCGGGAATTGGGCGAACGTCGACCCGGCGACGGCTTCGCGGCCGTGTTCGCCTCCGACCTGCACCGCGCTGTCCAGACAGCCCGGACCGCGTTCCCCGACGGCCGTCCCCCGATCCACCAGGACATCCGCCTGCGTGAGTGCAACTACGGAGACCTCAACGGACACCCGGTCTCCCTCATCGCCGCCCAACGAGCCCAGCACATCGACGAACCATTTCCGGGAGGCCAGAGCTACCGCCAGGTCGTCACGGCCACCCGTGCCTTCCTTCACGACCTCGCCACCGGATGGGACGGCAGCAGAGTCCTGGTGATCGCCCATTCGGCCAACCGATGGGCACTCGACCATCTGCTCACCGGAACACCGCTGGAAGAACTGCTCCAAGCGCCGCCTACCTGGCGCCCGGGCCGGCACTACACGCTATCCACCGACTGGCCCGCCTCAATCCGGTGA
- a CDS encoding maleylpyruvate isomerase family mycothiol-dependent enzyme yields the protein MTYDETQSPTALLPLLGTSVERLLASAITLSDDDVRAPSRLPGWSRAHVLTHVARSADSRTRLLTAARTGTDLPQYSDEAQRQREIEEGAGRPAAVLADDLENALHRFLRAAHDQPEDTWDVPVRWLGGGLRPVRGAIGSMLREVEVHHTDLGTGHRPTDWPPYFVMRELATTAEALSDRPDAPAVVLLADEDKALRQVGDGKGPQVSGPAAELLGWLTGRTDGTVLTVDPPVPLPAVPAWRS from the coding sequence ATGACTTACGACGAGACGCAGTCTCCTACCGCTCTGCTGCCTCTGCTGGGTACATCTGTGGAGCGGTTGCTCGCCTCCGCGATCACCCTGTCCGATGACGACGTGCGAGCCCCTTCGCGACTACCCGGCTGGAGCCGTGCACACGTACTTACCCACGTCGCACGTAGCGCGGACTCGCGAACACGGCTGCTCACTGCGGCCCGCACGGGCACGGACCTGCCGCAATACAGCGACGAGGCCCAGCGACAACGGGAGATCGAGGAAGGTGCTGGACGTCCGGCCGCCGTGCTGGCCGACGATCTGGAGAATGCGCTGCACCGATTTCTTCGGGCCGCCCATGACCAGCCGGAGGACACCTGGGATGTACCGGTGCGCTGGCTTGGCGGAGGTCTGCGACCGGTGCGCGGCGCCATCGGCAGCATGCTGCGTGAGGTGGAGGTGCACCACACCGATCTGGGGACGGGCCACAGGCCGACGGACTGGCCCCCTTACTTCGTGATGCGGGAACTTGCCACCACGGCAGAGGCACTCAGCGACCGTCCCGACGCCCCTGCCGTGGTGCTGCTCGCCGACGAAGACAAGGCGCTGCGCCAGGTCGGTGACGGCAAGGGACCACAGGTGTCGGGGCCGGCGGCAGAACTCCTGGGCTGGCTGACCGGCCGCACGGACGGGACCGTACTGACGGTCGATCCGCCCGTACCGCTGCCGGCCGTGCCCGCCTGGCGAAGCTGA
- a CDS encoding helix-turn-helix transcriptional regulator → MCQPEWRHARVQAQRLTDLARLRHVRDRIDRQYAQPLNVEALARDVNMSAAHLNRQFRAAYDESPYTYLTARRIERATALLLRGDLSVPEVCFAVGCASLGTFTTRFTELTGVPPGAFRRPAAGVADGRADAASAVHAAGPASTPAEMRAQPVPYEITHTPPVEVR, encoded by the coding sequence ATGTGCCAACCCGAGTGGAGGCATGCTCGTGTCCAGGCGCAGCGCCTGACTGACCTCGCGCGACTGCGCCACGTGCGCGACCGGATCGACAGGCAATACGCGCAGCCGCTGAACGTGGAGGCGCTCGCCCGCGACGTGAACATGTCCGCCGCACACCTGAATCGGCAGTTCCGGGCCGCCTACGATGAGTCGCCGTACACATACCTGACGGCGCGTCGCATAGAGCGTGCGACGGCGCTGCTGCTGCGGGGTGACCTCAGCGTCCCCGAGGTGTGTTTCGCGGTCGGCTGCGCGTCGCTGGGCACGTTCACCACCCGCTTCACCGAGCTGACAGGCGTGCCGCCCGGGGCCTTCCGGCGCCCGGCGGCGGGTGTGGCGGACGGCCGAGCTGATGCTGCGAGTGCAGTCCACGCTGCGGGCCCTGCGTCCACGCCGGCGGAAATGCGAGCGCAACCAGTGCCCTATGAAATAACGCACACTCCGCCGGTCGAGGTCAGGTGA
- a CDS encoding VOC family protein, producing the protein MDITIHMSSLPHDDPDASLAFYRDVLGFEVRSDVGQGRMRWITVGPAGQPDTSILLAPPAADPGVTEDERRTITEMMAKGTYGWILLATPDLDATFEKVQAGDSEVVQEPTEQPYGIRDCAFRDPAGNLIRIQELR; encoded by the coding sequence ATGGACATCACCATTCACATGAGTTCTCTCCCGCACGACGACCCGGATGCGTCGCTCGCCTTCTACCGCGACGTTCTCGGCTTCGAGGTCCGCAGCGACGTCGGACAAGGCAGGATGCGCTGGATCACCGTTGGTCCGGCCGGTCAGCCCGATACGTCGATCCTTCTCGCGCCGCCGGCTGCCGACCCGGGAGTCACCGAAGACGAGCGCCGCACCATCACCGAGATGATGGCCAAGGGCACCTACGGCTGGATCCTGCTGGCCACCCCGGACCTCGACGCCACGTTCGAGAAGGTGCAGGCCGGTGATTCCGAGGTCGTGCAGGAGCCGACCGAGCAGCCGTACGGCATTCGCGACTGCGCCTTCCGCGACCCGGCGGGCAACCTGATCCGCATCCAGGAGCTTCGCTGA
- a CDS encoding SGNH/GDSL hydrolase family protein — MRTTRHLSRRALLTAAAASAVTAVASPSQASVTHHCRPTAPAATFRTSGRVKKAADGSVQYTWPGIAFEGRFSGTGVGIVLDDSANDYDVQIDGKTVSTLVTPGRTTSWINDLTAAEHSVRLVKRTESPWGVGRFGGFVAAAGGAILHAPAARTRQIEFIGDSFTAGYGNASGTRDCSAHGGVDRNSNADLAFAALTAKKLKADYQQNAFSGRGMVRNYNGGEPGTDYRTYYDRALLNVPGDVWQKPGTWQPQVVVIGLGINDFSTPLNPGEPWATQNDLVTAYASAYHGFLDKLRARYGTRTFLVVSATPVSGTTAFADTAQNIVRDRKTQGDNRIGYWYYDDPGLDRLGCDWHPSLHDHQIISGLLDQYLATLPLHW, encoded by the coding sequence ATGCGAACCACTCGTCACCTCTCCAGGCGGGCGCTGCTCACGGCCGCTGCCGCGAGCGCCGTCACCGCCGTGGCCTCTCCATCCCAGGCGTCCGTCACCCACCACTGCCGGCCGACCGCCCCCGCGGCCACCTTCCGGACGTCAGGCCGGGTCAAGAAAGCTGCCGACGGCTCCGTGCAGTACACCTGGCCAGGCATCGCCTTCGAAGGCCGGTTCAGTGGCACCGGCGTCGGGATCGTGCTCGACGACTCTGCCAACGACTACGACGTCCAGATAGACGGAAAGACCGTCAGCACACTGGTGACTCCCGGACGGACCACGTCCTGGATCAACGACCTCACCGCTGCCGAGCACAGCGTGCGGCTCGTCAAGCGGACGGAGAGCCCGTGGGGCGTGGGCCGGTTCGGCGGATTCGTCGCCGCTGCCGGAGGCGCTATCCTCCACGCCCCCGCGGCGCGGACCAGGCAGATCGAGTTCATCGGCGATTCCTTCACCGCCGGGTACGGCAATGCCTCGGGCACGCGCGACTGCTCCGCCCACGGAGGAGTCGACCGCAACAGCAACGCGGATCTCGCCTTCGCCGCCCTCACCGCCAAGAAGCTCAAGGCCGACTACCAGCAGAACGCGTTCTCCGGTCGTGGCATGGTCCGCAACTACAACGGCGGCGAGCCAGGCACCGACTACCGCACCTACTACGACAGGGCCCTGCTGAACGTCCCCGGCGACGTCTGGCAGAAACCGGGCACCTGGCAGCCGCAGGTCGTCGTCATAGGCCTGGGCATCAACGACTTCTCGACCCCGCTCAACCCGGGCGAGCCGTGGGCCACCCAGAACGACCTGGTCACCGCCTACGCGAGTGCCTACCACGGCTTCCTCGACAAGCTGCGTGCCCGCTACGGCACCCGGACCTTCCTGGTGGTCAGCGCCACCCCCGTGTCCGGAACCACCGCCTTCGCCGACACCGCCCAAAACATCGTCCGGGACCGCAAGACGCAGGGCGACAACCGGATCGGCTACTGGTACTACGACGATCCGGGCCTGGACCGCCTCGGCTGCGACTGGCACCCCTCACTCCACGACCACCAGATCATCTCCGGCCTGCTCGACCAGTACCTCGCCACTCTTCCGCTGCACTGGTAA
- a CDS encoding poly-gamma-glutamate hydrolase family protein: protein MNNTSRRTVLASVAAVAAGLPTLNAVMGNGATPAAAVDRYGSNTELYTRTAAGEGTDWMRRFRIGEPVHFTDNARSTSGPVNNTAVIAPHGGGIEAGTSELCMAIAGYTPFDTGTDPASAAVPGEPQRDYWMFEALANSAAQHVTSTHCDDPAALAVCTGNLYAVALHGFDDPAARKIIIGGRDERLKRNLLAAFTKYGLTSPTADPGRDVTVVFAGATDPINGDDPANIVNRTRTGAGAQLELSTALRKAMFGDFSGAAKRRTTAGVPSTDSPYADHFWNSVVSAVREAIKNHELGIDSLPDL, encoded by the coding sequence GTGAACAACACCAGCAGACGCACCGTCCTCGCTTCCGTCGCCGCCGTCGCCGCCGGTCTGCCCACCCTCAATGCCGTGATGGGTAATGGCGCCACCCCGGCCGCGGCAGTCGACCGGTACGGGTCCAATACCGAGTTGTACACCCGTACCGCGGCGGGGGAGGGCACCGACTGGATGCGCCGGTTCCGCATAGGTGAGCCGGTGCACTTCACGGACAATGCCCGCAGCACGAGCGGCCCCGTCAACAACACAGCGGTGATAGCACCGCACGGCGGTGGGATCGAGGCGGGTACGAGCGAGCTGTGCATGGCCATCGCCGGATACACGCCCTTCGACACCGGTACCGACCCGGCGAGCGCGGCGGTACCGGGAGAGCCGCAGCGGGACTACTGGATGTTCGAGGCCCTGGCCAACTCCGCCGCGCAGCACGTCACCTCCACCCACTGCGACGATCCGGCCGCCCTCGCCGTCTGCACCGGCAACCTGTACGCCGTCGCCCTGCACGGCTTCGACGACCCGGCCGCGAGGAAGATCATCATCGGCGGCCGGGACGAGCGGCTCAAGCGCAACCTACTGGCAGCCTTCACGAAGTACGGTCTGACCTCCCCCACGGCCGACCCCGGTCGGGACGTGACCGTGGTTTTCGCGGGCGCCACCGACCCCATCAACGGTGACGACCCGGCCAACATCGTCAACCGCACACGCACCGGCGCCGGCGCCCAGCTGGAGCTGTCCACGGCGCTACGCAAGGCGATGTTCGGTGATTTCTCAGGTGCGGCCAAGCGCAGGACGACGGCCGGCGTGCCGAGCACCGACAGTCCTTACGCCGATCACTTCTGGAACAGCGTCGTGAGCGCAGTCCGCGAGGCGATCAAGAACCACGAACTCGGCATCGACTCCCTTCCTGATCTTTAG
- a CDS encoding dihydrofolate reductase family protein, with the protein MTATYTFDVFSSLDGYGAASANWTGYWGKQGPELLDHRLALYDVEQRMIFGANTYRAFARMLASSAQEPEVRDPWVTRMRSLPATVVSTTLEGPLDWPNATLVSGDAVDVVARLKEESEVPLRSHGSLSLNRALMAAGLVDRVQVTLFPVITGQTGLDPIFQGAADFDLELIENRTLDGRIQELIYRPTLH; encoded by the coding sequence ATGACCGCCACTTACACCTTCGACGTCTTCTCCAGCCTCGACGGCTATGGAGCTGCCAGCGCCAACTGGACCGGCTATTGGGGTAAGCAAGGTCCCGAGTTGCTCGACCACCGCCTGGCCTTGTACGACGTGGAACAGCGGATGATTTTCGGGGCCAACACCTATCGGGCATTCGCGCGGATGCTTGCATCGAGCGCCCAGGAGCCCGAAGTGCGTGACCCATGGGTCACTCGGATGAGGAGCCTGCCGGCAACGGTGGTGTCGACGACGCTGGAAGGGCCCCTCGACTGGCCGAACGCGACCCTCGTGAGCGGTGACGCCGTCGACGTCGTCGCCCGGCTCAAGGAGGAGTCCGAGGTTCCGTTGCGCTCGCACGGCAGCCTGTCGTTGAACCGGGCCCTGATGGCCGCCGGCCTGGTCGACCGCGTGCAGGTGACGCTTTTCCCCGTCATCACCGGTCAGACCGGGCTGGACCCGATTTTCCAAGGTGCGGCCGACTTCGATCTGGAGCTTATCGAGAACCGGACACTCGACGGTCGCATCCAAGAGCTGATCTACCGACCCACTCTCCACTGA
- a CDS encoding DUF5133 domain-containing protein: MLMAHPAVLQNLVEQYDTLRILQADNGDAEVRQRMDDIAYTLCVATGTRDIDVALVAARHQLPGARPHDDSLLTI, translated from the coding sequence GTGCTGATGGCCCACCCCGCCGTGCTGCAGAACCTCGTCGAGCAGTACGACACCCTGCGCATCCTGCAGGCGGACAACGGTGACGCGGAGGTGCGGCAGCGGATGGACGACATCGCCTACACACTCTGCGTGGCCACCGGGACTCGAGACATCGACGTGGCTCTTGTCGCCGCACGGCATCAGCTGCCCGGCGCGCGCCCTCACGACGACTCTCTCCTCACCATCTGA
- a CDS encoding DUF6328 family protein, translated as MTMTEQGTEAGADEKLCVSCGTNEVSTEPERAETARERVNRRWNELLQETRVAQTGVQILFGFLLSVAFTPMFHDLGTFERAVYVTTVVLGAAATASLIAPVSIHRFLSGQRMKDEVVEAAGRLMICGMVLLALTIGCTLLLILYVVVPGPLAVVLVGSVMLWFCLCWYVLPLRLRRRATRRPQCRHGMKRSDASA; from the coding sequence ATGACCATGACGGAGCAGGGGACCGAAGCGGGGGCGGACGAGAAACTCTGCGTTTCCTGCGGAACGAATGAGGTGAGCACCGAACCGGAACGAGCCGAAACCGCCCGTGAGCGGGTCAACCGCCGATGGAACGAGCTTCTCCAAGAGACGAGGGTGGCCCAGACGGGCGTGCAGATCCTGTTCGGCTTCCTGCTGAGTGTGGCCTTTACACCTATGTTCCACGACCTGGGCACATTTGAGCGCGCCGTCTACGTCACGACGGTCGTGCTGGGGGCCGCGGCCACTGCGTCGCTGATAGCCCCCGTTTCCATTCACCGCTTCCTGTCCGGCCAGCGGATGAAGGACGAAGTGGTCGAGGCCGCCGGCCGGCTGATGATCTGCGGAATGGTGCTGCTCGCCCTGACCATCGGATGCACCCTTCTGCTCATCCTTTACGTGGTGGTCCCGGGGCCGCTCGCGGTCGTTCTGGTAGGCAGCGTCATGTTGTGGTTCTGCCTCTGCTGGTACGTTTTGCCACTGCGACTGCGCCGCCGAGCCACCCGGCGCCCCCAGTGCCGGCACGGAATGAAGAGGTCAGACGCTTCTGCCTAG
- a CDS encoding GPP34 family phosphoprotein, translating to MNTAKDLFIIAMDPRPEFAVGQGDLSLALAGAELIDLIGAGAVTVDDDLIVPGGPPTPDDQLLGEAVARLTRQPPYERIEDWLWRRGRDLSAAYQTALEQDGELTRKRSGRLSLGSERMEPADTPSRRRAVDRWKEREPVLTALASVVGIDGGRSDIEGDLDEAVTTVVAAVHDAVMELEAVRQRRTIENAAFANLWRGP from the coding sequence ATGAACACGGCGAAAGACCTGTTCATCATCGCCATGGACCCGAGGCCGGAGTTCGCCGTGGGACAAGGCGACCTGTCGCTGGCGCTCGCGGGAGCCGAGCTGATCGATCTCATCGGTGCGGGGGCCGTCACCGTGGACGACGACCTCATCGTGCCGGGCGGGCCGCCGACGCCGGACGATCAGCTCCTCGGTGAGGCTGTGGCTCGACTCACCCGGCAACCGCCTTACGAGCGGATCGAGGACTGGTTGTGGCGCCGGGGCCGCGACCTCTCGGCCGCGTACCAGACTGCACTGGAACAGGACGGCGAACTGACCCGGAAGCGAAGCGGCCGGTTGTCGCTGGGCTCGGAACGCATGGAGCCGGCTGATACGCCCAGCCGCCGCCGGGCAGTCGACCGCTGGAAGGAGAGGGAACCCGTCCTGACCGCACTCGCCTCGGTCGTGGGCATCGACGGCGGACGGTCCGACATCGAGGGCGACCTCGACGAGGCGGTGACGACCGTGGTGGCCGCGGTCCACGACGCGGTGATGGAGCTGGAGGCCGTACGCCAGAGGCGGACCATCGAGAACGCCGCCTTCGCCAATCTGTGGCGCGGACCGTGA
- a CDS encoding DUF4873 domain-containing protein translates to MTAIYEGPATLVIAGEETEVMAALQAVDRGAAGGWSGTVHADGLQASFWAAVQSSGVVIRMPDGSQGSAQVDMDAESGSAMVRGDGPAPF, encoded by the coding sequence ATGACCGCGATATACGAAGGCCCTGCCACGCTCGTCATCGCAGGAGAGGAGACGGAGGTGATGGCTGCTCTCCAAGCCGTCGACCGCGGCGCGGCCGGGGGCTGGTCGGGCACGGTTCACGCCGACGGGCTCCAAGCATCGTTCTGGGCGGCTGTGCAGAGCAGTGGTGTCGTAATCCGCATGCCCGACGGCAGCCAGGGGTCGGCCCAAGTCGACATGGACGCGGAAAGCGGGAGCGCCATGGTCAGGGGCGACGGCCCGGCGCCCTTCTGA